In Serratia liquefaciens ATCC 27592, the genomic stretch AATTCGCAGTGACACACAATGCCGCCATTGCCCGAACAGGCATAATCACGCGGCTGATAATCAGACAGCATCGGCATCACCGGCCACTGGAGCTCAGCAGGCGGTTGATCGGTAAAGAGCGGATTAAAATGGTCGCGATAAAGTGTTTCTACATGGGCGGCAATCCCCAACGCAGCCGTCAGCCCGGTGGAACGGATCCCGCCCACGCTGATCCAATTTTCCTGCGGATAGTGATAAATTCGGTACTCTTTCTTTTCCGTTGCCGGCCGTAGCCCGGCGTAGGTGGCGGTCACACTGTATTGCGTCAAAGTCGGCAACATCCGGCTGCCTTTTTCAATCAGCCCTTTGAGCACCGATTCATCGACATCGGCCCGGTTACGGTCGGTTTGCTCTTCAGCCGTCGGCCCCAGGATCATATTGCCGAAAATGGTTCGACACAGCAGAACGCCTTTGGTAGTGGGCGTCGGAACCGGCAGGATGATGGCATTGATATCCGCCGCGGCGGCTTTGTCATAGACCAGAAACTGCCCTTTCCTTGGGCGGATTTCATAATCCGGTTTCCGCCACAGGCCATCGATCAAATCACCATGGTTACCCGCACAGTTGATCACCAACTTAGTACGCACGCTGCCCTGGTTAGTCTGCAATAACCAACCTTGCTCATCGCGTGTCGCCTTGGTCACTTCACAGTTAAAACGGTAAGCCCCACCGTGCATCACGGCCTGCGTAACGTAAGCGAGCGGCGCACTCCAGGGATCGATGACATATTCACCGGGGACTAATACCCCACCCAGCACGCCCTCCGCTAATTTTGGCTCTCTCTGGTATACTTCAGCGGCAGAAATTTGCGCCACGTCCGTCACCCCATTTTCATGTGCCTGTTTCACTATGCCAGGCAGCGCCGCGAGCTGTTCTTCGTTCCAGGCCACCACGATGGCCGTGGTCTGCAACAGCGGAAGGTTCATCTTTTCTCTGATCGCCAAATACTCGTCGTAACCCGCCTGCATGCATTGCAGCTCCAGGCTTCCCGTTGGCGCATCAAAACCGGTATGGAGGATCGCGCTGTTGGCCTTGCTGGCGCCGGACAAGATATCGCCGCCACGCTCCAGCAATAGCGTTTTCGCGCCCATCAGGGTGAAACGTCGGAAAACGGCGCATCCCACTACGCCGCCTCCGATAACTACCACATCAACATTTTCATTTAGCTGTGTCATACGCGTTTTCTCACCACGAAACATGTGATAATAAAACCACATAAACCACACCATTACAACATCAAAACCACACTTTAAAATCGCAAAGGGGACAGCGAAAATCATAGAAAAATAGAATTACTCATTGAATTTTATTTATTATTTTAAATAAATACGATGAGCTTCATTTTTAGCCGCGTGAGTTATTTGTGGTTTTTGTTGGTTTTCCCTTGTGGCGGGAATGCCATAAAAAAAGGGTTCATGCAAACATGAACCCTTCAGGCAACAAAATGGAATGAAATGGCCGTTTACAGCGGATCGACCTTCAGACAGGACACGGCATGGCGGAAGCTGCCTTCCAGCAGCGGACGCGTCTTGGCACATTCCGGCCCGGCGATCGGGCAGCGGGTGCGGAACACGCAGCCAGATGGCGGGTTGATCGGCGAAGGCAGTTCCCCTTCCAGTAACTGGATCTGCTTTTCCTTCTCCTTGTCCGGATCTGGGATCGGCACCGCCGACATCAACGCTTTGGTGTAAGGATGCTGTGGATTGTGGTACACCTCATCATACGTACCCAGCTCCACCGCATGGCCCAGATACATCACCAACACACGGTCGGAGATGTGTTTGACCACCGCCAGATCGTGGGCGATAAAGATCAGCGACAGGCCCATTTCACGCTGCAGTTGCTGCAGCAGGTTCACCACCTGCGCCTGAATCGACACGTCTAACGCCGAGACCGGCTCATCACAGATCACCAACTTAGGTTCGAGGATCAAGGCGCGTGCAATCCCGATACGCTGGCACTGACCGCCAGAGAACTCGTGCGGATAGCGGTTGATCAGGTTAGGCAACAGACCAACCTTCAGCATCATCGCCTTTACCTTGTCTTTCACTTCCTGACGCGGCATTTTTGGGTAATAGGTACGCAGCGGTTCCGCGATAATTTCACCGATGGTCATGCGTGGGTTCAGCGAAGCCAGTGGATCCTGGAAGATCATCTGGATATCACTGCGGGTTTTGCGCCAGTCGACGTCACTCATGCCAAGCAGGTCTTTACCCAACCAGGCCACGCGGCCGCTGGTAGCCTTCACCAGGCCGATAATGGCGCGGGCGAACGTCGATTTGCCACAGCCGGACTCGCCCACCACGCCCAGGGTTTCCCCTTCGAACAGGCGCAGCGTCACGCCATCAACGGCCTTGAGCGTTTTTGGCGGCTGCCAGAACCACTGTTTGTCATCATGAATGTCGAAGTGCACTTTCAAATCGGCCACTTCGAGCAGCACTTTCTTGTCGGTTACCGCAGTCATACCAACGCCTCCACCGGTTTAAAGCAGGCGCGCAGGCGCCCTTCACCAAACTGCTCCAATGGCGGAGCGCTCGAACATTGCGCCATCGCGTACGCACAACGCGGTTGGAACGGACAGCCCTTCGGCAGGCGCAGCAGGTTCGGCGGGTTGCCGGGAATGGTCATCAGCGCTTCGCCTTCGGCGTCAAGACGC encodes the following:
- a CDS encoding NAD(P)/FAD-dependent oxidoreductase; translated protein: MTQLNENVDVVVIGGGVVGCAVFRRFTLMGAKTLLLERGGDILSGASKANSAILHTGFDAPTGSLELQCMQAGYDEYLAIREKMNLPLLQTTAIVVAWNEEQLAALPGIVKQAHENGVTDVAQISAAEVYQREPKLAEGVLGGVLVPGEYVIDPWSAPLAYVTQAVMHGGAYRFNCEVTKATRDEQGWLLQTNQGSVRTKLVINCAGNHGDLIDGLWRKPDYEIRPRKGQFLVYDKAAAADINAIILPVPTPTTKGVLLCRTIFGNMILGPTAEEQTDRNRADVDESVLKGLIEKGSRMLPTLTQYSVTATYAGLRPATEKKEYRIYHYPQENWISVGGIRSTGLTAALGIAAHVETLYRDHFNPLFTDQPPAELQWPVMPMLSDYQPRDYACSGNGGIVCHCELVTRRELEAAFHSAVPPECIGGLRRRTRVMMGRCNGFFCSNQVAEIVGDRLDNALVVGRVE
- the oppF gene encoding murein tripeptide/oligopeptide ABC transporter ATP binding protein OppF; its protein translation is MTAVTDKKVLLEVADLKVHFDIHDDKQWFWQPPKTLKAVDGVTLRLFEGETLGVVGESGCGKSTFARAIIGLVKATSGRVAWLGKDLLGMSDVDWRKTRSDIQMIFQDPLASLNPRMTIGEIIAEPLRTYYPKMPRQEVKDKVKAMMLKVGLLPNLINRYPHEFSGGQCQRIGIARALILEPKLVICDEPVSALDVSIQAQVVNLLQQLQREMGLSLIFIAHDLAVVKHISDRVLVMYLGHAVELGTYDEVYHNPQHPYTKALMSAVPIPDPDKEKEKQIQLLEGELPSPINPPSGCVFRTRCPIAGPECAKTRPLLEGSFRHAVSCLKVDPL